A region from the Leishmania panamensis strain MHOM/PA/94/PSC-1 chromosome 20 sequence genome encodes:
- the ABCC8 gene encoding ABC transporter, putative (TriTrypDB/GeneDB-style sysID: LpmP.20.0690) — protein sequence MPSKTLTAVEVKASRSRSTFLVHGVLRRIPGYAFFLIHLCFVHILWGQLVDQLFNSTITFTSTNITKTDLVKDAFIRVWNGICRSVDQTLLHGLVDVLKTSGGTGTTGALAASREGLAFLWKSPSSMVLFFGLAFISLNSVLAALRLFTGFLSSLTALCRSRRQLVRSGSRKPVPLHITVRYGNGYDSVLRLVLAAVELTWFMSYPGLNSAATVKSTADKTRRAPGVAEPTYASLRQLQMRQQAIASFQIEASLLLPPQLFDSTADAIAAGVLVIIFVKVVLGVIVALDAQRLFHALVGVRPLFIPNGWERCPVCGALWKRSREAANAAHLCPNIFTATPLLAGCSPGATASDSEVEDMREQAPGRMRRDVSDCRRIGLPTEATHRPGDAFPDPNKTSFASLATDSWVSPLLNFTLLSPLNTFSPPRLSSIIDDGRDHWRALLRVVDRLPRLPRSLWTRDRIDEPGWVLWQRRHELPFRREEGWLERSFITITGPIRRVLSRAFAVFFLPPSSRGAGTRQDEFGTVRRGSSLFRVFLRHPSGRQFVFTCVPLKLTHDLLSLLAPRVVKSLVAFLKEVSVSNTSVRQSYLGRGLLICLSLILVLSLQALFFQLYLTHLYVACLKSASALKTLLLRQSLATPLAYTGGGRRAMSLRTPDRLQSSSRQSENNRKGKEASSLPTVKPAAEEVTTTTTASLSREGEVMSLITVDITNCSDCLIFLHNVWGHPFVIISSLMSMHTYVGLFSTLATFAALIALIPLNRSSAARVRIAQQQAKNNESRLSDLTAAFSSMRTVKSMALEECLVGRVEEARVRESDGTKCVGRAESVAAAQTEVTTLLVALVCCGSYLLTGGAMDAAVLVPTMAALQVMRFPVWTLPQLYSQVSRGYTSMQRIERFLSEHEVGENASAAYVEHLLRQHNGKGAAREVLPSVTVPVRVGEVRCERGTFAWNTQAAVADQMAFDSALYYSSKQSPKRRLRSPGTACKESDRRVEGDATSSPTHNTYRSPLDNGSRTVVLHDIDLDILPGEFVVLHGPTGCGKSALLLSMLGELYVVPNDNHVASARSTTATPSETRVLPDCQGFQVGGRVVYCAEVPWLRQGTMRENIRLLSDDVPESATEREWYNRVVEACALKSDIEALAKGDRTMVGEGGSKLSGGQRARVALARAVYRYSETDVFIFDDVLSALDVEVQKHIIAYLFHGLLCAAGESSPAPQRRTKTVVLATHAAVSLLMPNRVFHLRPDGTLHEDMTHQALTEDQVHQRKSAWRNATAAAAMEQRRTIHHQAAGAEAADSSTYQNNPTPPLFTKPNQVTEASRKSSAMSSVQTPAAGIDSLLPRASDLHRLFIEYIGGGRFLCFFVLSVSMQLFRTLMDNWLGVYISLYDKRNAAYETILRSTKSQRARKFMLDMLSLVVRRGDKSTPAPAPPSPVVPVLTMFGVPVLWRNPFVLDTVVAQFLGTYAFIGFSAALLSMIRTDYFFRSYQRMADALQLHAVRKLFKAPVSYFDRIPSSRLLQILSRDQEVVDRALSETIQLIFLTVLQLLGMVCFNAIHFGPFIAVLPISALLFYHLTVRFLSFSKQVRALEGVLQSRSVAVMRDAVNGAITIRAFGSVLKDQLVQEMNEALDAVHVAAHAGLTADRWVALRLEFVAVTLTSVLALLSVLTVCLSATTSAGSAAFAGLGIISSMTASRSLSMLCRRFGMFQNQFVSAEQLLRLEEEVPTDAPAVAEGRSEEEASALELRAASEPDTNLLLDVRHLCAKYQPQLPWVLKDICFTLHAGECVGLIGRTGNGKSSLFNALLGLMDVVEGEIRIPGALFSSSPQPKAQLNALHLPQHELRKNYFQLVSQEPLLLQGTCRSNLVLGFRGDSAAPREASGESWVTADAEALDARLSAVLRKVALDELLEPPYAAPVSGQSAVTGADGEVASSATQDAEESASDTIASPSGTVDAATRALDHVVTAGGTNLSAGQRQMLCLARAILHRPRVVLLDEVSSRVDRRTDDLIQRVIKEEMLGRDGEGDDNGNAVKSGVLLIAHRLETILSLCDSVIVIEKGRCVAHLSKEEVKCLEDLESYL from the coding sequence ATGCCAAGCAAGACCCTGACGGCTGTCGAGGTCAAAGCGTCACGAAGTCGCTCTACCTTTCTCGTGCACGGTGTACTGCGGCGCATCCCGGGCTACGCCTTCTTTCTGATTCACTTGTGCTTTGTACACATCCTGTGGGGCCAATTGGTGGACCAACTCTTCAACTCGACGATCACATTCACGAGTACCAACATCACCAAAACTGACCTCGTCAAGGATGCATTCATTCGTGTGTGGAACGGGATTTGTCGGTCTGTAGACCAGACCCTGCTGCACGGACTAGTGGACGTGCTCAAGACCAGTGGTGGTACGGGAACGACAGGCGCGCTCGCGGCGTCACGGGAAGGCCTTGCCTTCTTGTGGAAGTCACCGTCGAGCATGGTGCTCTTCTTCGGGCTTGCATTCATCTCTCTGAACAGTGTACTTGCTGCGTTGCGGCTCTTCACCGGTTTCCTCAGCAGTCTCACAGCGCTGTGTCGGAGTCGACGGCAGCTGGTGCGGAGCGGCTCGCGGAAGCCGGTACCACTACACATCACCGTGCGATATGGCAACGGATACGACAGCGTGCTTCGTCTCGTCCTGGCTGCTGTCGAGCTGACCTGGTTCATGAGCTACCCTGGGCTGAACTCGGCGGCAACCGTGAAGAGCACTGCGGACAAGACGCGACGCGCGCCTGGGGTGGCGGAGCCGACGTACGCTTCTCTGCGCCAACTGCAGATGCGTCAACAAGCCATTGCCAGCTTTCAGATTGAGGCCTCactgcttctccctccgcAGCTGTTCGACTCGACGGCCGACGCCATTGCAGCTGGCGTGCTTGTGATCATTTTTGTGAAGGTGGTACTGGGAGTGATTGTGGCACTGGATGCGCAGCGGCTCTTCCACGCACTTGTCGGGGTGCGGCCCCTTTTCATCCCCAACGGGTGGGAGCGGTGCCCTGTGTGCGGTGCTCTCTGGAAGCGGTCCCGCGAGGCCGCCAACGCGGCCCACCTGTGTCCGAACATTTTCACTGCCACACCGTTGCTTGCAGGCTGCTCTCCAGGCGCGACAGCGTCGGACTCAGAGGTGGAAGACATGCGAGAACAAGCCCCTGGCAGGATGCGGCGGGACGTGAGTGACTGCAGGCGCATTGGCCTGCCAACAGAGGCAACCCATCGCCCTGGTGACGCTTTTCCCGACCCGAACAAAACCTCGTTTGCCTCGCTGGCAACGGACAGCTGGGTCAGTCCTCTCCTGAACTTCActctgctctcccccctcaaCACCTTCTCGCCTCCACGCTTGTCCTCCATCATCGACGACGGACGTGACCATTGGCGTGCACTGCTGCGTGTTGTGGACCGACTACCGCGACTGCCACGCTCTCTGTGGACGCGGGACAGGATCGACGAGCCAGGATGGGTGCtgtggcagcgacggcacgaGCTTCCTTTtcgcagagaagaggggtggCTGGAGCGCAGTTTTATTACCATCACAGGACCTATCCGCCGCGTCCTGTCGCGTGCCTTTGCagtcttcttcctccctccctcttcgcgaGGAGCAGGTACCCGCCAGGACGAGTTTGGTACGGTCCGGCGTGGCTCTTCGCTTTTTCGGGTGTTTCTGCGCCACCCCAGCGGCCGTCAGTTTGTGTTCACTTGTGTCCCGCTGAAGCTGACGCATGacctgctgtcgctgctggctCCGCGAGTCGTGAAGTCACTGGTGGCCTTTCTGAAGGAGGTGAGCGTATCGAACACCAGTGTACGTCAGAGCTACCTTGGTCGCGGCCTTCTAATTTGTCTGAGTCTCATTCTGGTCCTGTCGCTTCAAGCTCTCTTTTTCCAGCTGTACCTGACCCATCTGTACGTCGCCTGCCTCAAGTCCGCCTCTGCACTGAAGACGTTACTGCTGCGGCAGTCTCTGGCAACCCCCTTGGCGTacactggcggcggcagaaggGCCATGTCACTGCGGACACCGGACCGCCTGCAGTCCTCCAGTCGCCAGAGTGAGAACAacaggaaagggaaagaggcgtCGTCCTTGCCGACGGTCAAACCAGCAGCTGAAGAAgtgaccaccaccaccaccgcctcgctgtcACGTGAGGGCGAAGTCATGTCACTTATCACCGTCGACATCACCAACTGTTCAGACTGCCTCATCTTCTTGCACAACGTGTGGGGGCACCCCTTTGTGATTATATCATCCCTGATGAGTATGCACACGTACGTGGGGCTCTTCTCTACGCTCGCCACGTTTGCCGCCCTCATCGCGCTCATTCCGCTGaaccgcagcagtgccgcccgTGTGCGCATAGCGCAGCAACAAGCCAAGAACAACGAGTCTCGCCTCAGTGAtctcaccgccgccttctcgTCAATGCGCACAGTGAAATCCATGGCACTGGAAGAGTGCCTTGTGGGACGTGTGGAGGAAGCCCGCGTGCGAGAGAGTGATGGAACGAAGTGCGTTGGACGAGCAGAaagcgtcgctgctgcacaaacAGAGGTGACAACGTTGCTGGTCGCGCTCGTGTGCTGCGGGTCGTACCTTCTCACTGGTGGCGCCATggacgcggcggtgctggtgccaacgatggcagcgctgcaggtgaTGCGGTTCCCTGTCTGGACGCTGCCGCAACTCTATTCGCAGGTCTCTCGTGGCTACACCTCGATGCAGCGCATTGAGCGCTTTCTCTCCGAGCACGAAGTCGGCGAgaacgccagcgccgcctaCGTAGAACATCTCCTACGTCAGCACAACGGCAAGGGTGCGgcgagagaggtgctgcCGTCAGTCACCGTACCTGTGAGGGTGGGCGAAGTGCGATGCGAGCGTGGAACATTCGCATGGAACACGCAGGCAGCTGTGGCAGATCAAATGGCCTTCGACAGCGCGCTCTACTACAGCTCCAAGCAAAGCCCCAAACGTCGCCTCCGCTCACCGGGCACCGCGTGCAAGGAAAGTGACCGGAGAGTGGAAGGGGATGCCACTTCAAGCCCCACGCACAACACGTATAGAAGTCCGCTGGATAATGGCTCTCGCACTGTCGTTCTACACGACATTGACCTCGACATCTTGCCTGGTGAGTTTGTCGTGTTGCATGGCCCCACAGGGTGCGGCAAAAGCGCCCTACTGCTTTCCATGTTGGGAGAGCTGTACGTTGTACCCAACGACAATCACGTCGCGAGCGCGAGAAGCACGACAGCAACGCCGTCTGAAACGAGGGTTTTGCCCGATTGTCAAGGATTTCAGGTGGGCGGTCGTGTGGTGTACTGTGCCGAGGTGCCATGGTTGCGCCAGGGGACTATGCGCGAGAACattcgcctcctctccgaCGACGTCCCCGAGAGcgcgacggagagagagtggtACAATCGCGTGGTCGAAGCCTGCGCCCTCAAGAGTGACATCGAAGCACTGGCGAAGGGTGATCGCACCATGGTGGGCGAGGGGGGCTCGAAGTTGTCAGGGGGGCAACGCGCGCGAGTGGCGCTAGCGCGTGCTGTGTACCGCTACAGCGAGACGGATGTGTTCATCTTTGATGACGTGCTCTCAGCACTCGATGTTGAGGTGCAGAAGCACATCATTGCGTACCTGTTTCATGGACTTCTGTGTGCTGCCGGAGAAtcctcccccgccccgcagcgccgcaccaAAACTGTTGTGCTCGCCACACACGCTGCAGTGAGCCTACTGATGCCAAATCGCGTGTTCCACCTGAGGCCGGATGGCACACTGCACGAAGACATGACCCATCAGGCGCTGACGGAAGACCAAGTCCACCAGCGGAAGAGCGCGTGGCGCaacgcgacggcggcggcggcgatggagcaACGACGGACCATTCACCACCAGGCCGCTggcgctgaggcggcggACTCGTCGACGTACCAGAACAATCCAACCCCTCCGCTGTTCACAAAGCCGAACCAGGTGACAGAAGCATCACGCAAGTCGTCAGCTATGTCATCCGTGCAGACGCCTGCAGCCGGCATTGACTCCCTTCTCCCACGCGCCTCGGATCTGCACCGGCTGTTTATCGAGTACATCGGCGGCGGTCGGTTCCTATGTTTCTTTGTGCTGAGTGTGTCCATGCAGCTCTTCCGGACGCTGATGGACAACTGGCTGGGTGTGTACATTTCTCTCTACGATAAGCGCAATGCAGCCTACGAGACCATTTTGCGCAGCACCAAGTCACAGCGAGCGCGCAAATTTATGCTCGACATGCTGTCTCTTGTCGTCCGGCGAGGCGACAAATCTACGCCGgccccagcaccgccgtcaccggTGGTCCCCGTCCTCACCATGTTTGGTGTTCCTGTTCTGTGGCGCAACCCTTTTGTGCTGGACACCGTTGTCGCGCAGTTCCTAGGAACGTACGCCTTCATTGGCTtcagcgccgcgctgctgtcgatgaTCCGTACCGACTACTTTTTCCGCTCATATCAGCGCATGGCCGACGCGCTACAACTGCACGCGGTGCGCAAGCTGTTCAAAGCGCCGGTCTCCTACTTCGACCGCATTCCATCCAGTCGACTCTTGCAAATTCTCAGTCGCGATCAAGAAGTGGTAGATCGCGCCCTTAGTGAAACGATTCAGCTCATCTTTCTGACGGttcttcagctcctcggcATGGTGTGCTTCAACGCTATTCACTTCGGCCCTTTCATCGCCGTGCTTCCGATATCcgcgcttctcttctaccATCTGACTGTTCGCTTTCTATCCTTCTCCAAGCAAGTTCGCGCGCTGGAAGGTGTACTGCAGAGTCGATCAGTTGCCGTTATGAGGGATGCCGTGAATGGGGCGATCACGATTCGAGCCTTCGGTTCGGTGTTAAAGGACCAGCTTGTGCAGGAGATGAACGAGGCACTCGACGCTGTCCACGTCGCCGCCCACGCCGGTCTTACGGCAGATCGCTGGGTTGCCCTGCGGCTAGAGTTTGTCGCCGTCACCTTAACCTCAGTGCTCGCGCTCCTGTCCGTTCTGACGGTGTGTCTGTCGGCGACGACGTCTGCCGGCAGCGCGGCGTTTGCTGGACTGGGCATCATTTCCAGCATGACCGCGTCGCGCTCTCTGTCAATGCTGTGCAGGCGCTTCGGCATGTTTCAAAACCAGTTCGTCAGCGCTGAGCAGCTTCTGCGTCTCGAGGAAGAGGTACCAACAGATgcgcctgcagtggcagagggtcgcagcgaggaggaggcgtcggcgttggagctgcgcgccgcctcggAACCAGACACGAACCTGCTGCTCGATGTACGCCATCTGTGCGCGAAGTACCAACCACAACTTCCGTGGGTGCTGAAAGACATCTGTTTCACGCTGCACGCGGGCGAGTGTGTAGGCCTGATTGGCCGCACAGGCAACGGCAAGTCATCCCTCTTCAACGCGTTGCTTGGACTCATGGACGTCGTGGAGGGTGAAATTCGTATTCCTGGCGCACTTTTTTCGTCGTCGCCACAGCCCAAGGCACAACTCAACGCATTGCATCTCCCGCAGCACGAGCTTCGCAAGAACTACTTCCAGCTGGTCTCCCAGGAGCCGCTTCTCCTGCAGGGCACGTGTCGCAGCAACCTCGTACTCGGTTTCCGTGGCGACAGCGCGGCGCCTCGGGAGGCATCTGGTGAGTCCTGGGTCACAGCtgacgcggaggcgctcgACGCACGTCTgagcgcggtgctgcggaaAGTGGCACTCGATGAACTTCTCGAGCCGCCGTACGCTGCGCCGGTCTCGGGACAATCAGCTGTAACTGGCGCTGACGGTGAGGTTGCGTCGTCAGCGACCCAAGATGCGGAGGAGTCCGCCTCTGACACCATCGCATCACCAAGCGGTACCGTCGACGCGGCCACCCGCGCGCTGGACCACGTCGTCACCGCTGGTGGCACAAACCTTTCCGCCGGACAACGTCAAATGTTGTGCCTCGCTCGCGCCATCCTGCACCGGCCACGTGTAGTTCTGCTGGACGAAGTTAGCTCACGGGTGGATCGGCGCACGGATGACCTGATCCAGCGAGTCATCAAGGAAGAGATGCTAGGTCGCGATGGGGAAGGCGATGACAACGGCAACGCTGTGAAAAGCGGTGTCCTTCTTATTGCACACCGCCTGGAGACTATTCTGTCCCTGTGTGATagcgtcatcgtcatcgagAAGGGCAGGTGTGTCGCACACTTGTcaaaagaggaggtgaagtGCTTGGAAGACTTGGAGTCGTACCTCTGA
- a CDS encoding flagellar attachment zone protein, putative (TriTrypDB/GeneDB-style sysID: LpmP.20.0700~partially sequenced multicopy gene), with product KDVVKRIPVDAKITRYEQKQKLAITVSHFLDQYAAAISTRIYATELEERLFLIQHYLVSALRDAQADAVEQNQRLAASLQELEAFRQKRHDAKKARITEPELVDADSIEPNRRRTSSCAAPRGTPSQHPSRSEVAHQSIDPATIAKEPLYAVTIDEYKAKDTAGQRAAAEVDRMVDEVEYMTDEVQRLTAELEDAKVEAGRLAEELVAKDEELKAFRQKRHDAKKARASDPVLAAADAVAPCSVHAAYATPNSSRKGAAPPFVGAVPHQAFDPITMPVSPAVVAAEPLYMATAEELQHVRDVADQLAEQAVQGAAAREAEVYDAMSNLEGELDVARARIAQLEDVAVALKMQLSGAEEAGKKVTDALEVAEKERQQLCDDLEAALDELELKKEEYDQLLGNLEEVQVLLEASNVAERNALEALEQRNRNMVDLQGDLAHALVVSKENENLRAQLEAKEREINKLKEHNELWTDPVDTRTQKVTHRFTKIFEGDWCRLVRKRPEALKAAFLIDSSNACHVPGDQIGFVDFVHDW from the coding sequence CTAAGGACGTGGTCAAGCGGATTCCTGTCGATGCTAAGATAACGCGATACGAGCAGAAGCAAAAACTGGCAATCACCGTTTCTCACTTTCTCGACCAATACGCTGCCGCCATTTCTACGCGCATATACGCCAccgagctggaggagcggctCTTTTTGATTCAGCACTATCTAGTCTCGGCGTTACGTGATGCCCAAGCAGATGCAGTCGAACAGAaccagcgcctcgctgctAGCCTCCAAGAGCTAGAGGCATTCCGCCAGAAGCGCCATGATGCCAAGAAGGCGCGCATCACTGAGCCAGAACTTGTGGATGCCGACAGCATAGAGCCAAACCGccggcgcaccagcagctgcgcagccccCCGCGGCACTCCGTCACAGCACCCCAGTCGCTCTGAGGTGGCCCACCAGTCCATCGACCCGGCTACCATCGCCAAGGAGCCGCTGTACGCTGTCACCATCGACGAGTACAAGGCCAAGGACACGGCTGGCCAGAGAGCTGCGGCCGAGGTGGACCGCATGGTAGATGAGGTGGAGTACATGACAGACGAAGTGCAGCGACTCActgcggagctggaggacgcCAAGGTGGAGGCTGGCAGACTGGCGGAGGAGCTTGTCGCCAAGGATGAGGAGCTCAAGGCGTTCCGCCAGAAGCGCCATGACGCCAAGAAGGCGCGTGCAAGCGACCCCGTCctggccgccgccgacgccgtcgcACCGTGTAGCGTACACGCTGCATACGCCACgcccaacagcagcagaaagggggcagcaccgccattCGTGGGCGCAGTGCCGCATCAGGCCTTCGACCCCATCACCATGCCCGTGTCCCCAGCTGTCGTGGCAGCGGAGCCACTCTACATGGCCacggcggaggagctgcagcacgtgcgCGACGTTGCAGATCAGCTCGCTGAGCAGGCAGTccagggagcagcagcgagagaagcggaggTCTATGATGCCATGAGCAATCTGGAAGGTGAGTTGGATGTGGCACGCGCGAGAATTGCCCAGTTAGAAGACGTGGCTGTTGCTTTGAAAATGCAATTGTCGGGTGCTGAGGAGGCAGGCAAGAAGGTAACAGACGCTCTGGAGGTGGCCGAAAAGGAGCGTCAGCAGTTGTGTGACGATCTGGAGGCGGCCTTGGACGAGCTTGAGCTGAAGAAGGAGGAATATGATCAGCTGCTGGGCAACTTGGAAGAGGTTCAGGTTTTGCTGGAGGCCTCTAATGTAGCTGAGCGAAACGCTCTGGAGGCGTTGGAGCAGCGTAACCGAAACATGGTGGACTTGCAGGGGGATTTGGCACATGCGCTGGTCGTCAGCAAGGAAAACGAGAATCTTCGCGCCCAGCTAGAAgccaaggagagagagatcaaTAAGTTGAAAGAACACAACGAGTTGTGGACTGACCCTGTTGACACCAGAACGCAGAAGGTGACACACCGGTTCACGAAGATCTTCGAAGGGGACTGGTGTCGTTTGGTGCGGAAGAGACCTGAGGCACTGAAGGCGGCGTTCCTGATTGACTCCAGTAACGCATGCCACGTGCCTGGAGACCAGATTGGGTTTGTAGATTTTGTCCACGATTGGTAA
- a CDS encoding flagellar attachment zone protein, putative (TriTrypDB/GeneDB-style sysID: LpmP.20.0710.A~disrupted due to non-sequenced internal amino acid repeat), translated as ESLQEEAERLAAELEKTQKDVEKLGSANQIMVVEMEKAVARNAAAEEAVNELISERSQLVVELEKVRFEAYEVCCEREKDGCAVESEFLDVLMELKKVKGINDALQAVLRDKECEVKELRDHNELWEDPSGDMKQVVTRHTKIFDGNWEKIVRDRPEALFAAFVIDSGNACHVPGDRITQVNFDHD; from the coding sequence GAGAgcctgcaggaggaggccgagaGGCTGGCCGCTGAGCTCGAGAAGACGCAGAAGGATGTGGAGAAGCTAGGTAGTGCTAATCAGATCATGGTAGTGGAAATGGAGAAGGCTGTTGCGAGAAATGCGGCAGCGGAAGAAGCGGTGAATGAACTGATTAGTGAGCGGTCTCAGCTGGTTGTGGAACTTGAAAAAGTGCGTTTTGAAGCGTATGAGGTGTGTTGTGAACGTGAAAAGGATGGATGTGCGGTGGAATCAGAATTTTTGGATGTGCTTATGGAGCTGAAGAAGGTTAAGGGGATTAATGATGCCCTTCAGGCAGTGCTGAGGGATAAAGAATGCGAAGTAAAGGAGCTGCGGGATCATAATGAGCTCTGGGAGGATCCAAGCGGGGACATGAAGCAAGTGGTGACAAGGCATACGAAAATCTTTGATGGAAATTGGGAGAAGATTGTGCGGGATCGCCCGGAGGCGCTGTTTGCGGCGTTTGTAATAGATTCCGGGAATGCCTGCCACGTTCCTGGAGACCGCATCACGCAAGTGAACTTTGATCACGACTAA